GGTCGCCAGCCCCGCCGAGCTGGCCAACTACGATGCCATCCTGTTTGGCGTGCCCACGCGCTTTGGCAATATGCCGGGCCAGATGCGCAGCTTTCTCGACCAGACTGGCGGTCTCTGGGTCAAGGGGGCCTTGATCAACAAGATCGGCAGTGTCTTCACTTCGACCGGCACCGGCGGCGGCCAGGAAATGACGGCCACGACCACCTGGGCGACGCTGGCCCATCACGGCATGATCATCGTGCCGCTGGGCTATCCGCTGCCCGAGCAGATCAATCTGAGCGCGGTCAAGGGCGGCAATTCGCCCTATGGGGCCTCCACCATTGCGGGCGCCGACGGTTCGCGCCAGCCTCATCCCGACGAGCTGAGCATTGCCCGCTACCAGGGCCAGAACGTAGCAAAACTGGCCGTGAAGCTTGCCGGATAAGCGCAGGCAGCCATGAAAAAAGCAGCCACCTGGGCTGCTTTTTTGCGGTACGGACTCACTTGAGCGAATCCAGCGGCCAGCGCGGCTTCACATCGAACGCATATTCATGCTGTGCCTGCTCGCGTCCCGCCTGTATGCGCATGGCGGCAGCCATGGCAATCATGGCGCCGTTGTCGGTGCACAAATGCAGCTCGGGGTAATGCACGCGGATCTTGTGCTTGGCGCAGGCCT
This DNA window, taken from Comamonas testosteroni TK102, encodes the following:
- the wrbA gene encoding NAD(P)H:quinone oxidoreductase codes for the protein MAKVLVLYYSMYGHIETMAQAVAEGARSVSGAEVTIKRVPETMPEDVFKNAGGKANQAAEVASPAELANYDAILFGVPTRFGNMPGQMRSFLDQTGGLWVKGALINKIGSVFTSTGTGGGQEMTATTTWATLAHHGMIIVPLGYPLPEQINLSAVKGGNSPYGASTIAGADGSRQPHPDELSIARYQGQNVAKLAVKLAG